One Glutamicibacter halophytocola DNA segment encodes these proteins:
- a CDS encoding HRDC domain-containing protein — protein MPNSDSTASASSAAGLEPNQPALTPLTHPRDGIPEVINTQAALSRAVRELSAGTGDLAVDTERASGFRYGQRAFLLQIRREGAGTWLIDPEVLDDLGELRSFVNQQPWILHAATQDLPCLHELGMSPTALFDTELAGRLAGFPRVSLGTMVGELLGLQLAKEHSAVDWSTRPLPESWLNYAALDVEVLEELRQEITKVLEEQGKMDFALQEFEYERNLPDPQPAEEPWRKLSGIHKLKGRRNLAIARELWLSREALARTQDVAPGRLLPDRAIMAAIEQRAASVPALLQIPGFHTRNAKRDAPRWMDAIQRGRNTRDLPELRSSKAGLPHPRSWAEKNPAAAARLDAAKAVLGEVGEHWNIPAENLLTPKYLRDLCWNPPALISVETVAEKLDSMGARPWQQELLSAALAQSFASS, from the coding sequence ATGCCGAATTCTGACTCCACCGCTTCCGCATCATCCGCCGCCGGCCTTGAGCCCAATCAACCGGCGCTGACCCCGCTCACCCATCCACGTGATGGCATTCCCGAGGTCATCAATACCCAAGCGGCCCTGTCCCGCGCGGTGCGCGAACTGAGCGCTGGAACCGGCGATCTTGCTGTTGATACCGAGCGAGCCAGCGGTTTCCGCTACGGGCAGCGCGCTTTCCTGCTGCAGATTCGCCGCGAAGGCGCCGGCACCTGGCTCATCGACCCCGAGGTATTGGATGACCTGGGCGAGTTGCGCAGCTTTGTGAACCAGCAGCCATGGATTCTTCACGCCGCAACCCAGGATCTGCCCTGCCTCCATGAATTGGGCATGTCGCCTACCGCCTTGTTCGACACCGAGTTGGCGGGCCGTCTGGCTGGTTTCCCCCGGGTCTCCCTTGGAACGATGGTCGGCGAATTGCTGGGATTGCAGCTGGCCAAGGAGCATTCGGCGGTAGATTGGTCCACCCGCCCATTGCCCGAGTCCTGGTTGAACTACGCCGCGCTGGACGTCGAGGTCCTCGAAGAGCTGCGCCAGGAAATCACCAAGGTCCTCGAAGAGCAGGGCAAGATGGACTTTGCCCTCCAGGAATTCGAATACGAGCGGAACCTGCCTGATCCGCAGCCGGCCGAGGAACCATGGCGCAAGCTCTCCGGGATCCACAAGCTCAAGGGGCGGCGCAACCTGGCCATCGCCCGCGAGCTGTGGCTCTCGCGCGAAGCCCTGGCTCGCACCCAGGATGTCGCCCCCGGGCGGCTGCTGCCCGATCGCGCCATCATGGCGGCCATTGAACAGCGGGCGGCCAGCGTCCCGGCACTGCTGCAGATCCCCGGGTTCCACACCAGAAATGCCAAGCGCGATGCTCCGCGATGGATGGATGCGATTCAGCGTGGGCGCAATACCCGCGATTTGCCCGAACTGCGCTCGAGCAAAGCCGGCCTGCCCCATCCCCGGTCATGGGCGGAGAAGAACCCGGCGGCAGCGGCCCGGCTCGACGCCGCGAAGGCCGTGCTCGGCGAAGTGGGCGAACACTGGAACATCCCGGCGGAAAATCTGCTGACGCCCAAATACCTGCGGGATCTGTGCTGGAACCCGCCAGCGCTGATCAGCGTCGAAACCGTAGCTGAAAAGCTGGATTCGATGGGCGCCCGGCCATGGCAGCAAGAGCTGCTCTCGGCAGCTTTGGCCCAGTCGTTCGCCAGCAGCTAG
- a CDS encoding thiolase family protein: MSANASTAPHTAHPSLDDRDVVFIDGVRTPFGKAGEKGIYHGTRADDLAVKAVRGLLERNQKVPAEKIDEISIAATTQSGDQGLTLGRTVGLLSGIPKSVPGFAIDRMCAGAMTAVTATAGGIAFGAYDVVVAGGVEHMGNHPMGAGADPNPRFLSERIVDPQALNMGNTAENLHDRFPAITKERADRYAVASQSKLAKAYENQQIQPDLIPVAAKRPGEGWAVNTRDEPPRPGTTMESLAQLRTPFRAHGRVSAGNAAGLNDGATAALLASGQAVRELGLEPKMRMVSFAFAGVEPDVMGYGPVPATEKALAKAGLGIADIGLFEINEAFAVQVLSFLDYYGIDQDNDRVNRYGGAIAVGHPLASSGVRLMTQLARQFSEDHSVRYGITTMCIGLGMGGTVIWENPNHPDFGSKA, from the coding sequence GTGAGTGCCAACGCTTCGACCGCGCCCCATACCGCGCATCCCTCCCTGGACGACCGCGACGTCGTGTTCATTGATGGAGTGCGCACCCCTTTCGGCAAAGCAGGCGAAAAGGGCATCTACCATGGAACCCGTGCCGATGATCTGGCCGTCAAAGCGGTCCGGGGACTGCTTGAACGCAACCAAAAAGTTCCTGCCGAGAAGATCGACGAAATCTCCATCGCCGCCACCACGCAATCCGGGGACCAGGGACTGACCCTGGGCCGCACCGTGGGGCTGCTGTCCGGCATCCCGAAGTCGGTTCCCGGCTTTGCCATCGACCGCATGTGCGCCGGCGCGATGACCGCTGTCACCGCAACCGCAGGCGGCATTGCCTTTGGCGCCTATGACGTAGTTGTCGCCGGCGGCGTGGAACATATGGGAAACCACCCGATGGGCGCAGGGGCCGACCCCAACCCGCGTTTCCTCTCGGAAAGGATCGTGGACCCGCAGGCCCTGAACATGGGCAATACCGCGGAGAACCTGCACGACCGATTCCCCGCTATCACCAAGGAGCGCGCCGACCGCTACGCAGTGGCTTCGCAGTCCAAGCTTGCCAAGGCCTACGAGAACCAGCAGATCCAGCCGGACCTGATTCCCGTGGCTGCCAAGCGCCCGGGCGAAGGCTGGGCCGTGAATACCCGCGACGAGCCGCCTCGCCCTGGCACCACCATGGAATCGCTGGCCCAGCTGCGCACGCCGTTCCGTGCTCATGGACGAGTCAGCGCCGGCAACGCCGCGGGCCTCAACGACGGTGCCACCGCAGCCCTGCTCGCCAGCGGCCAAGCAGTTCGGGAATTGGGGCTGGAGCCCAAGATGCGCATGGTCTCCTTCGCCTTTGCCGGTGTTGAACCAGATGTCATGGGCTACGGGCCGGTTCCCGCCACCGAAAAGGCGCTGGCCAAGGCCGGATTGGGCATAGCGGACATTGGCCTGTTCGAGATCAACGAGGCGTTCGCCGTCCAGGTGCTCTCCTTCCTGGACTACTACGGCATCGATCAGGATAACGATCGGGTCAACCGATACGGTGGCGCCATTGCGGTCGGCCACCCGCTGGCTTCCTCGGGCGTTCGCCTGATGACCCAGCTGGCTCGCCAGTTTTCCGAAGACCACTCCGTGCGATACGGCATCACCACCATGTGCATTGGCCTGGGAATGGGTGGCACCGTCATTTGGGAAAACCCCAATCATCCAGATTTCGGCAGCAAGGCGTAA
- a CDS encoding 3-hydroxyacyl-CoA dehydrogenase NAD-binding domain-containing protein: protein MTATTTSYSAVAELMQDETVTHSYVSDVALPGGKTLALLTLDNGLDHKKPTTLGPNGLLELRSTLETQAARAKAGEIDALAITGKPYFLIAGADLSAVTRLSAPDQATAMASLGHYTYELLADLGVPTFAFINGLALGGGLEIALACNYRTVSTAAGALGLPESFLGLIPGWAGVYRLPRLVGPENALKVMIENPLNNNRTLSGPAAFKMGVADALFEAADFIEHSTKFVGAVLSGETEVQRPNAVDPSDPEVARRWLDAADQAEKFVDAKLSGAAPAPYKVLEVFRKGTGLTQPESAQLEVDALTGLMSTNQFQNTVYAFLDLVQKRGKRPAGAPDAKLARPVSKVGVVGAGLMASQLALLFVRRLSVPVVITDLDQSRVDKGLAYISGEIDKLHSKGRMSQDAVNRAKALVTGSITKDAFADADFVIEAVFEELNVKKQVFAEVEAVVSPECILATNTSSLSVTEMGRDLKHPERLVGFHFFNPVAVMPLLEIAATQWTNESSLSTAFVLGKKLKKTTVKTQDAAAFVVNRVLLRLMSEVQAAFDEGTDAATADSALTPMGLPMSPFTLLSMVGLPVAQHVNESLNAAFGDRFVVSENLQKLIDAKITALWVKGEQGAQVLNPLAEELLVQGSNPSTSEEILLRVQDALAEEIGLLLAEGVVAEAADVDLCMITGAGWPMHLGGITPYLDQVGASERVNGKKFNS, encoded by the coding sequence ATGACTGCAACCACCACTTCCTACTCGGCTGTCGCCGAGCTCATGCAGGACGAGACCGTAACCCACTCCTACGTCAGCGATGTGGCTTTGCCCGGAGGCAAAACCCTGGCCCTGTTGACCCTGGACAACGGCCTGGACCACAAGAAGCCAACCACACTGGGACCTAACGGACTGCTGGAGCTGCGCTCCACCCTTGAAACCCAAGCAGCACGTGCCAAGGCCGGCGAGATCGACGCCCTTGCCATCACCGGCAAGCCATACTTCCTGATTGCCGGCGCAGACCTGTCGGCGGTCACCCGCCTCAGCGCCCCGGACCAGGCCACCGCTATGGCTTCGCTCGGCCATTACACCTATGAGCTGCTTGCCGATCTCGGAGTTCCCACCTTCGCCTTCATCAACGGGCTGGCGCTCGGTGGCGGGCTGGAAATCGCCCTGGCGTGCAACTACCGCACGGTGAGCACCGCGGCCGGGGCCCTCGGACTGCCTGAATCCTTCCTTGGCCTGATCCCCGGATGGGCCGGTGTCTACCGCCTGCCACGGCTGGTGGGCCCGGAGAACGCCTTGAAGGTGATGATCGAAAACCCGCTGAACAACAACCGGACCCTGTCCGGCCCAGCCGCCTTCAAGATGGGTGTTGCCGACGCGCTGTTCGAAGCCGCGGATTTCATCGAGCACTCCACCAAATTTGTTGGCGCCGTCTTGTCCGGCGAAACCGAGGTTCAACGCCCCAACGCTGTTGATCCCAGCGATCCCGAGGTGGCTCGCCGCTGGCTCGACGCAGCTGACCAGGCCGAAAAATTTGTCGATGCCAAGCTCTCTGGTGCAGCGCCCGCGCCGTACAAGGTATTGGAGGTTTTCCGCAAGGGAACGGGCCTGACCCAGCCTGAATCGGCGCAACTTGAAGTTGACGCCCTGACCGGCCTGATGAGCACCAATCAATTCCAGAACACCGTGTACGCCTTCTTGGACTTGGTGCAAAAGCGTGGCAAGCGTCCGGCCGGAGCACCGGATGCAAAACTCGCCCGCCCCGTCTCGAAGGTCGGCGTTGTCGGCGCCGGGCTGATGGCCAGCCAGCTGGCGTTGCTCTTTGTGCGCCGCTTGAGCGTGCCTGTGGTGATCACCGATCTGGATCAGTCACGCGTGGATAAGGGCCTGGCCTACATCAGCGGTGAAATCGACAAGCTGCACAGCAAGGGCCGCATGAGCCAAGACGCGGTGAACCGCGCCAAGGCCCTGGTCACCGGTTCGATCACCAAGGATGCCTTTGCCGATGCCGATTTTGTCATCGAGGCAGTCTTCGAAGAGCTCAACGTCAAGAAGCAGGTCTTCGCCGAAGTCGAAGCCGTCGTCTCCCCCGAGTGCATTCTCGCAACAAATACCTCCTCGCTGTCGGTGACCGAGATGGGACGCGACCTCAAGCACCCGGAACGCCTCGTTGGCTTCCACTTCTTCAACCCGGTAGCCGTGATGCCGCTGCTGGAAATCGCTGCGACGCAATGGACCAATGAATCCTCGCTGTCCACCGCTTTTGTGCTTGGCAAGAAACTGAAGAAGACAACCGTCAAAACCCAGGACGCGGCGGCATTTGTCGTGAACCGCGTCTTGCTGCGCCTGATGAGTGAAGTGCAGGCAGCCTTCGATGAGGGCACTGACGCAGCTACTGCCGATTCTGCCTTGACTCCGATGGGGCTTCCGATGAGCCCATTCACGCTGCTGTCCATGGTCGGGCTGCCGGTGGCACAGCACGTCAACGAGTCCCTGAATGCCGCTTTCGGTGACCGCTTCGTGGTTTCCGAGAACCTTCAAAAGCTGATCGATGCAAAGATCACCGCCCTGTGGGTTAAGGGCGAACAAGGCGCACAAGTGCTCAACCCCTTGGCCGAAGAGCTGCTGGTTCAGGGTTCGAACCCATCTACCAGCGAGGAAATTCTTCTTCGCGTGCAAGATGCGCTTGCGGAAGAAATCGGCTTGCTCCTTGCTGAAGGCGTCGTCGCCGAAGCAGCGGATGTCGACCTGTGCATGATCACTGGTGCCGGCTGGCCCATGCACTTGGGCGGGATCACCCCGTACCTCGACCAGGTCGGCGCTTCCGAGCGCGTAAACGGCAAGAAATTCAACAGCTAG